The nucleotide window AGGGCCAGCAGCGCGAAGGCCAGCGCCAGGTAGTAGAAGCCCGTCTTGAACACGACGCTGCGGAAGGTGTGCTCCCAGCCGAAGAGCCTGAGCGTCACGAAGGGGATGCCGGGGAGGCCCATGGGCCCGCGGGTGAGGTCCACGAGGTTCGTCATCAGGATCGTCGCGATGATGCCGACGATGAAGGTCACGACGGAGAAGTAGTGGCCGCGCAGGCGCAGCGCCGGCACGCCGACGACCAGGCCGGCCAGCGCAGCCGCGCCGATGGCCGCCAGCAGGCCGGTCGGGTACGCGGCCCCGCCCTTGACGAGCAGCGCCGAGGTGTAGGCGCCGACGCCCATGAACGCCGCGTGGCCGAGCGAGATGAGCCCGGCGCCGCCGACGAGCAGGTCGAGGCTGACGACGAGGATCACGTTGATGGCGACCATGACGAGGAGGTGCTGCGCGGCGATGCCGGTGAAGACGTGCGGCGCGGCGACGGCGACCCCCAGGCCGAGGGCGAGGGCCGCCAGCCGCCAGGGCCATGAGGCGCGCACCCCGCGGGACAGCGAGCGCGTGGCCGCGCTCACAGCTTGGCCTCTTGGGCGCCGAACAGCCCGCGCGGACGCACCAGCAGCACGACGACCATCAGGACGAAGGCCGTCAGCTCGGCGTACTGGGTGCTGACGAGGCCGCCGGTGAGGTTCTCGGCCAGGCCCACGACCACCGCGCCGACGATCGCGCCAGGCACGCTGCCCATGCCGCCGAAGATCACGATGGCGAACGCCTTGATCACGACGGTGGCGGCCACGTGGGGGTCGAAGGCGTTGACCGCCGAGGCCAGCGTGCCGGCCGCCCCGGCCAGGGCGCCGGCCAGCGCGAAGGCCGCGACCTCGACGCGGAAGGGGTCGAGGCCCACGACGAGCGCCCCGCCGCGG belongs to Trueperaceae bacterium and includes:
- a CDS encoding branched-chain amino acid ABC transporter permease translates to MSAATRSLSRGVRASWPWRLAALALGLGVAVAAPHVFTGIAAQHLLVMVAINVILVVSLDLLVGGAGLISLGHAAFMGVGAYTSALLVKGGAAYPTGLLAAIGAAALAGLVVGVPALRLRGHYFSVVTFIVGIIATILMTNLVDLTRGPMGLPGIPFVTLRLFGWEHTFRSVVFKTGFYYLALAFALLALLLRWRLGRSRFGRSLAAIKGDENLAESVGVPTYRVKLTAFVLAAGVAGLAGSLYAHYTAFISPDTFTFIHSFDLFVMNLVGGAGTFLGPVVGPAFLTLLGNALRDLSPALSQVIYGALLILVIVALPDGLVGGARRLLRSLGRARA